One region of Quercus lobata isolate SW786 chromosome 2, ValleyOak3.0 Primary Assembly, whole genome shotgun sequence genomic DNA includes:
- the LOC115977123 gene encoding bifunctional purple acid phosphatase 26, translating into MQEFARPQSLLLQLALTSFVFLSFVNTGNAGITSTFIRSEWPSVDIPLDNEAFVVPKGYNAPQQVRITQGDYDGKAVIISWVTTDEPGPSKVQYGTSQKGYDLTAEGSTTSYTFYKYKSGYIHHCLIDGLQYDTKYNYKIGQGDSSREFWFQTPPKIHPDASYKFGIIGDLGQTYNSLSTLEHYMQSGGQTVLFVGDLSYADRYEYNDVGLRWDTWGQFVERSTAYQPWIWSAGNHEIEYMPYMGEVLPFKSYLHRYTTPYLASKSSNPLWYAIRRASAHIIVLSSYSPFVKYTPQWVWLYEEFKKVDREETPWLIVLMHVPIYNSNEAHYMEGESMRAEFESWFVHYKVDVVFAGHVHAYERSYRISNIHYNVTSGERYPVPDKSAPVYITVGDGGNQEGLAGRFIDPQPNYSAFREASYGHSTLEIKNRTHAFYHWNRNDDGKKVATDSFILHNQYWGSNMRRRKLKKHYLRSVVDPITNY; encoded by the exons ATGCAAGAGTTTGCTAGGCCCCAGTCCTTGTTACTCCAACTCGCTTTAACTTCCTTTGTCTTTTTGAGCTTTGTGAATACTGGGAATGCAGGGATCACTAGCACTTTCATTCGTTCAGAATGGCCATCTGTTGACATTCCTCTAGACAATGAAGCATTTGTGGTTCCAAAGGGTTATAATGCACCACAACAG GTGCGTATCACCCAAGGTGACTATGATGGAAAGGCTGTAATCATCTCATGGGTAACAACTGATGAACCAGGGCCCAGTAAAGTACAATATGGTACATCACAAAAAGGATATGATTTAACTGCCGAGGGGTCGACAACAAGCTACACCTTTTACAAATATAAGTCAGGCTACATCCATCATTGCCTCATTGATGGACTCCAG TATGACACCAAGTACAATTACAAGATAGGGCAGGGTGATTCTTCTCGTGAATTTTGGTTTCAAACACCTCCAAAGATTCATCCAGATGCTTCTTACAAATTTGGGATCATTG GCGATTTGGGACAGACATACAATTCTCTTTCTACTCTTGAGCATTACATGCAGAGTGGAGGGCAGACTGTCTTATTTGTTGGAGATCTTTCTTATGCTGATAGATATGAGTACAATGATGTCGGTTTACGGTGGGACACATGGGGTCAATTTGTTGAAAGAAGCACAGCATATCAGCCATGGATTTGGTCTGCTGGAAATCACGAAATAGAGTACATGCCTTATATG GGAGAAGTTCTTCCTTTCAAATCCTATCTCCATCGATATACTACACCTTATTTGGCCTCTAAAAGCAGCAATCCTCTTTGGTATGCCATCAGACGTGCATCTGCTCATATAATCGTGCTATCCAGCTATTCACCGTTTG TGAAGTACACACCTCAATGGGTGTGGCTCTATGAAGAATTTAAAAAGGTTGACAGGGAGGAGACCCCTTGGCTCATTGTTCTTATGCACGTTCCCATCTACAATAGCAATGAAGCGCACTACATGGAGGGTGAAAGTATGCGAGCAGAATTTGAGAGTTGGTTTGTCCATTACAAAGTTGATGTAGTCTTCGCTGGCCATGTCCATGCTTATGAAAGATCT tatCGAATCTCAAATATACACTACAATGTAACAAGTGGTGAGCGGTACCCTGTACCAGACAAATCAGCGCCTGTTTACATTACAGTTGGAGATGGAGGAAATCAGGAAGGTCTTGCTGGAAG GTTTATAGATCCACAACCAAATTATTCTGCATTCCGGGAAGCCAGTTACGGACATTCTACATTGGAGATTAAAAATAGGACACATGCATTCTACCATTGGAACCGTAATGATGATGGGAAAAAAGTGGCAACTGACTCATTCATATTACACAATCAATACTG GGGAAGCAATATGAGAAGGAGAAAACTGAAGAAGCATTACCTAAGGAGTGTTGTTGACCCGATTACCAATTATTGA